Proteins from one Corynebacterium epidermidicanis genomic window:
- a CDS encoding AzlC family ABC transporter permease, protein MESSTSPLARATKRAGVVWVGVFVLGIGLGVMVPTQGFPWWLAPIISMVIFAGSSEFMLLGLLVASASLGTIALTTFLINFRHLFYGLTYPLEKFRHPGTKLYIIYAMIDEAFALVSTTPPEEREPREMFWIHLGMHIAWVAGSVTGAVAGANLLAGVQGLDFVLVALFVVLAIDSWRMCRDAMTVGLAVAAGLIGLSTGHGNMMLVGMSLLLVALVIRHRMEARHG, encoded by the coding sequence ATGGAGTCGTCGACAAGCCCGCTTGCTAGGGCAACTAAGCGCGCAGGCGTGGTGTGGGTCGGGGTTTTCGTGCTGGGTATTGGCCTGGGCGTTATGGTGCCCACCCAGGGTTTTCCCTGGTGGCTGGCCCCGATTATTTCCATGGTGATTTTTGCGGGCTCGAGTGAGTTTATGCTGCTTGGGCTGCTGGTGGCGTCAGCTTCCTTAGGGACGATCGCCCTGACCACATTCCTCATCAATTTTCGTCATCTTTTCTACGGCCTGACTTATCCGCTGGAGAAGTTTCGCCACCCCGGCACAAAGCTCTACATCATCTACGCGATGATCGACGAGGCGTTCGCGCTGGTCTCGACCACTCCGCCGGAGGAGCGGGAACCGCGGGAGATGTTTTGGATCCACCTGGGGATGCATATCGCGTGGGTGGCAGGGTCGGTGACCGGGGCGGTCGCCGGCGCGAATTTGCTGGCCGGGGTGCAGGGCCTCGATTTTGTACTAGTTGCGTTGTTTGTGGTGCTTGCTATTGATTCCTGGCGCATGTGTCGTGACGCCATGACCGTAGGGCTCGCCGTCGCTGCCGGACTCATTGGCTTATCGACGGGCCATGGCAACATGATGCTCGTCGGTATGAGTCTATTGTTGGTTGCTTTGGTAATCCGGCACAGGATGGAGGCTCGTCATGGCTAA
- a CDS encoding branched-chain amino acid transporter permease produces MANSAYVFAAIGLAGLVTFLLRLAPFVIKQRLYGSAFMEDLGRWMPLGGMVILAMYVTTGVDWKNAHDARAYGAGLTVTVVLHLWRKNMILSIVAGTAVCAILASW; encoded by the coding sequence ATGGCTAATTCAGCTTATGTTTTTGCGGCGATTGGCCTGGCCGGCTTGGTAACGTTCCTGCTGCGTCTGGCCCCTTTTGTGATTAAGCAACGGCTGTACGGCTCGGCATTCATGGAGGATCTGGGCCGTTGGATGCCGCTTGGCGGGATGGTGATCTTGGCGATGTATGTCACCACCGGGGTGGACTGGAAGAATGCGCATGACGCGCGGGCTTATGGGGCGGGGCTCACGGTGACCGTTGTTCTGCACCTGTGGCGGAAGAATATGATCCTGTCGATCGTGGCGGGGACCGCGGTGTGTGCGATTCTCGCGAGTTGGTGA
- the exaC gene encoding acetaldehyde dehydrogenase ExaC — translation MTVYANPGTEGAIVEFKKRYENFIDGKWVPPVNGKYMENLSPVNGEVFTEVPRSDAADIDKALDAAHAAKAKWGKSSPTKRARILNAIADRIEENLEKLAVAETWDNGKAVRETLAADVPLAADHFRYFASVVRTDEGSISPIDDNTVAYHFQEPIGVVGQIIPWNFPLLMAAWKIAPALAAGNCIVLKPAEQTPASILVLLELIEDLIPAGVLNVVNGLGAEAGAALTASPRINKIAFTGSTEVGKIIHSAVSDKIIPVTLELGGKSPSIFFPDILDADDDFLDKCVEGLAMFALNQGEVCTCPSRALIHEDIADELLKRAVKKVESLKIGNPLDTDVQMGAQASQEQLDKIKGYLEHGPAEGAETLTGGSVNTIEGLEGGYYVQPTIFKGNNDMKCFREEIFGPVLAVTTFKTFEEAIEIANDTIYGLGAGVWSRNGNTAYRAGRAIEAGRVWVNNYHSYPAHAAFGGYKQSGIGRENHKMMLAHYQQTKCMLVSYDEKPTGLF, via the coding sequence ATGACGGTTTATGCAAATCCTGGCACCGAAGGCGCCATCGTCGAATTTAAGAAGCGCTACGAAAACTTCATCGACGGCAAGTGGGTCCCGCCAGTAAACGGCAAGTACATGGAAAACCTCAGCCCAGTTAACGGCGAAGTCTTCACCGAGGTGCCACGCTCGGATGCAGCTGACATCGATAAGGCGCTGGACGCTGCGCACGCGGCAAAGGCGAAGTGGGGCAAGTCCAGCCCGACCAAGCGCGCCCGCATCCTGAATGCCATCGCGGACCGGATTGAGGAAAACCTCGAGAAACTCGCCGTTGCGGAAACCTGGGATAACGGTAAGGCTGTCCGCGAGACCCTTGCTGCAGACGTGCCCCTTGCGGCTGATCACTTCCGCTACTTCGCATCAGTCGTGCGCACCGACGAGGGCAGCATTTCGCCTATCGACGACAACACCGTCGCTTACCACTTTCAGGAGCCAATCGGCGTTGTGGGGCAGATTATTCCGTGGAACTTCCCGCTGCTCATGGCGGCCTGGAAGATCGCTCCGGCGCTGGCAGCGGGCAACTGCATCGTCTTGAAGCCGGCGGAGCAGACCCCTGCTTCGATCCTGGTGCTGCTCGAGCTGATCGAAGACTTGATTCCAGCGGGCGTCCTCAATGTTGTCAATGGCCTGGGTGCAGAAGCTGGTGCCGCTTTGACCGCAAGCCCGCGCATCAACAAGATCGCCTTCACCGGGTCTACCGAAGTCGGCAAGATTATTCACTCCGCGGTGTCTGACAAGATCATCCCGGTCACGCTCGAGCTCGGTGGCAAGTCGCCATCCATCTTCTTCCCAGACATCCTGGATGCGGACGACGACTTCCTCGACAAGTGCGTGGAAGGCCTGGCGATGTTCGCGCTCAATCAAGGCGAAGTGTGCACCTGCCCATCCCGTGCTCTCATTCACGAAGACATTGCCGACGAATTGCTCAAGCGTGCCGTGAAGAAGGTCGAATCGCTCAAGATCGGCAACCCGCTGGACACGGACGTACAGATGGGGGCACAGGCCTCGCAGGAGCAGCTCGACAAGATCAAGGGCTACCTCGAGCACGGCCCTGCCGAAGGAGCCGAGACCCTCACCGGTGGTTCCGTGAACACCATTGAGGGCCTTGAGGGCGGCTACTATGTCCAGCCGACGATTTTCAAGGGCAACAACGACATGAAGTGCTTCCGGGAGGAAATCTTCGGTCCAGTCCTGGCAGTGACCACCTTCAAGACGTTCGAGGAAGCCATCGAGATCGCTAACGACACCATCTACGGCCTCGGCGCCGGCGTGTGGAGCCGCAACGGCAACACCGCCTACCGCGCAGGACGCGCGATCGAAGCAGGTCGCGTCTGGGTGAACAACTACCACTCCTACCCAGCACACGCTGCCTTCGGTGGCTACAAGCAGTCTGGCATCGGCCGCGAGAACCACAAGATGATGCTTGCGCACTACCAGCAGACCAAGTGCATGCTCGTCTCCTACGATGAGAAGCCAACCGGCCTGTTCTAG
- a CDS encoding alpha/beta hydrolase — translation MKLRSAELFDAARILNQTATQHQDVLHSTDFGANSGDAIDAARRREAQLRREQTQVVVHMRAVASVLDRTGHTMAYVESDLDRLVRRLDEATQDSSLLGKLFLELEQFSADLDAACAQEIRALCGLSVAEGHGLEDFPLTPLAEIHAELAATSLLDERFPDATLLPTRDGIVLAFGDIETAPAVATIVPGVGSADPDSWDTYAARARRAAAATGAAVLWIDYPAPSSVPAALSKAPAQLGAQRLAAFQAALANRAARKGNEPELIVLGHSYGSLVTGLAAKSGLVADAVVFAGSPGVGVSHSSELDLRTDHPRVVSTTSPHDPIGLTVGALGGVHGPDPASDGFGAQVWPAVGGHSSYLDSPEFYENLGQLARARQGSS, via the coding sequence ATGAAGCTACGCTCCGCCGAGCTTTTCGACGCCGCCCGCATCCTCAATCAGACCGCGACCCAGCACCAGGACGTGTTGCATTCAACCGACTTTGGTGCGAACTCCGGTGACGCAATCGACGCAGCGCGACGTCGAGAAGCGCAGCTTAGGCGGGAACAGACGCAGGTTGTCGTGCATATGCGCGCTGTCGCATCTGTGTTGGACCGCACGGGTCACACGATGGCGTACGTTGAATCCGACCTCGACCGGCTTGTGCGTCGTCTTGACGAAGCCACCCAAGACTCATCGCTCCTGGGGAAGCTCTTCCTCGAGTTGGAACAGTTCAGCGCGGACCTCGATGCTGCTTGCGCCCAGGAAATCCGGGCGCTGTGTGGTCTATCTGTGGCCGAGGGACACGGGCTGGAAGACTTTCCACTGACCCCGCTTGCTGAAATTCATGCAGAACTGGCAGCTACATCGCTTCTCGACGAGCGCTTCCCCGACGCCACACTTTTACCGACCCGGGACGGCATCGTACTAGCTTTTGGCGACATCGAAACAGCTCCCGCAGTAGCCACCATTGTTCCCGGGGTGGGCTCGGCTGACCCGGACAGTTGGGATACCTATGCCGCGCGAGCCCGGCGCGCCGCAGCTGCCACCGGTGCAGCTGTCCTGTGGATCGATTACCCAGCGCCTTCCTCAGTTCCGGCAGCGCTGTCCAAGGCGCCCGCACAACTGGGAGCACAGCGGCTGGCGGCGTTTCAGGCGGCACTAGCGAACCGGGCGGCTCGGAAGGGAAACGAGCCGGAACTCATTGTGCTTGGCCATTCCTATGGTTCGCTGGTCACCGGATTGGCCGCTAAGTCAGGTCTCGTTGCGGACGCGGTCGTTTTCGCTGGTAGCCCGGGAGTTGGGGTTTCGCATTCGAGCGAATTGGATCTCCGGACAGATCATCCACGGGTGGTGAGTACCACCTCTCCGCATGACCCTATCGGGCTCACGGTCGGAGCATTGGGTGGAGTCCATGGTCCTGATCCGGCAAGTGACGGGTTTGGCGCTCAAGTCTGGCCTGCCGTAGGCGGGCACAGTAGTTATCTGGATTCGCCTGAGTTTTATGAAAACCTCGGCCAGCTGGCTCGGGCCCGGCAGGGTAGCTCCTAG
- a CDS encoding carbon-nitrogen hydrolase family protein, whose protein sequence is MKIALVQMLSQADKLENLAAVEKWTLQAAELGAELIVFPEATMKAFQSGRLDTVAEPIDGPWANKVRELAQELGVTIVVGMFCPADQRGDKNRVTNTLLVTGGADAKYDKIHTYDAFGYRESDTVRAGDEIVVFQLDGRTIGVATCYDIRFPEQFKELARRGAELIVVPASWADGADKLRQWRLLTNARGLDSTSFIAAVGQARPPASEGGPTGIGHSALISPTGERLVEAGYDEELLVVDIDFDQVAEARRALPVIEG, encoded by the coding sequence ATGAAGATCGCACTCGTGCAAATGTTGTCCCAAGCGGATAAGTTGGAAAACTTGGCTGCGGTGGAAAAATGGACTCTCCAAGCAGCGGAACTAGGCGCTGAGCTGATTGTTTTCCCTGAAGCGACCATGAAGGCATTCCAATCCGGTCGTCTGGACACGGTGGCTGAGCCAATAGATGGACCATGGGCGAACAAAGTGCGGGAGCTCGCGCAGGAGCTGGGCGTGACCATCGTGGTGGGAATGTTTTGCCCGGCTGACCAGCGAGGCGACAAAAATCGCGTGACGAACACGCTGCTCGTGACCGGCGGCGCCGATGCCAAATACGACAAAATCCACACCTACGACGCGTTCGGCTACCGGGAGTCGGACACCGTTCGCGCTGGTGACGAGATCGTGGTGTTCCAACTTGATGGCCGAACCATTGGCGTTGCCACTTGCTATGACATCCGCTTCCCCGAACAGTTCAAGGAGCTAGCCCGACGCGGCGCAGAACTCATCGTAGTGCCCGCGAGCTGGGCGGATGGAGCGGACAAACTGCGTCAATGGCGTTTGCTCACCAATGCGCGCGGTTTAGATTCCACCTCTTTCATTGCGGCGGTCGGGCAGGCTCGCCCGCCAGCTTCCGAAGGCGGACCTACCGGAATCGGACACTCCGCGCTGATCTCGCCCACGGGTGAGCGGTTGGTCGAGGCCGGTTACGACGAAGAATTGTTGGTCGTCGATATTGACTTCGATCAGGTTGCTGAGGCCCGACGCGCGCTTCCGGTGATAGAGGGCTAG
- a CDS encoding MFS transporter has product MLTRNQRLDELPVTKKHAKILGASGIGWALDAMDVGLISFIMAALATQWGLTKTETSWLGSVGFVGMAVGASLGGLLADKIGRRQVFAATLLIYGIATGASALAGSLAVLMILRFFVGLGLGAELPVASTLISEFSPRSVRGRMVVILEAFWAVGWILAALIGTFIVAGSHNGWRWALALGCVPALYALVVRMSVPESVRFLESKGRHDAAEKIVNDFESSPMLFDTRSRPVPRPGVEADSIWAPTVRRRTAALWAIWFFVNFSYYGAFIWIPSLLAAQGFSLVRSFTFTLIITLAQLPGYAAAAYLIERWGRRATLASFLIGSAISAGLYGLSTAEWQIIAAGCLLSFFNLGAWGALYAIGPELFPTNIRGQGTGSAAGFGRIASIIAPLIVPPVLAFAGTTGLFAIFATAFGCAAIAAFTLPELKAEALS; this is encoded by the coding sequence ATGCTAACCCGAAATCAGCGGCTTGATGAGCTGCCCGTCACGAAGAAACACGCAAAAATCTTGGGTGCCTCTGGAATCGGCTGGGCCCTGGACGCCATGGATGTGGGGTTGATTTCCTTCATCATGGCCGCTTTGGCGACCCAATGGGGCCTGACTAAAACCGAAACCTCCTGGTTGGGCTCAGTGGGCTTCGTCGGCATGGCGGTCGGCGCCTCCCTGGGCGGCCTGCTAGCGGACAAAATCGGGCGCAGGCAGGTCTTTGCCGCCACGCTGCTGATTTACGGCATCGCGACGGGTGCATCTGCCCTCGCCGGATCCCTAGCAGTGCTGATGATCTTGCGTTTCTTCGTCGGCCTAGGTCTCGGCGCGGAGCTTCCGGTCGCCTCCACCTTGATTTCGGAGTTCTCGCCGCGTTCGGTGCGTGGCCGAATGGTCGTCATCCTTGAGGCTTTCTGGGCCGTGGGGTGGATTCTGGCTGCACTGATCGGCACTTTTATTGTCGCTGGCTCCCACAACGGGTGGCGTTGGGCGTTGGCGCTCGGCTGCGTTCCTGCCCTTTATGCGCTGGTCGTGCGTATGTCGGTGCCTGAGTCGGTGCGCTTTTTGGAATCCAAGGGCCGACATGACGCGGCCGAAAAGATCGTCAATGATTTCGAATCCTCACCGATGCTCTTTGATACCCGGTCACGCCCAGTTCCCCGGCCTGGGGTCGAAGCCGACTCGATCTGGGCCCCTACCGTCCGCCGGCGGACCGCTGCTCTGTGGGCAATCTGGTTCTTCGTGAATTTCTCCTACTACGGAGCCTTCATCTGGATCCCATCTTTGCTGGCAGCCCAGGGCTTTTCGCTGGTGCGCTCGTTTACGTTCACGCTGATCATCACGTTGGCGCAGCTTCCCGGCTACGCCGCCGCAGCCTACCTCATCGAACGTTGGGGACGTCGCGCCACCCTCGCATCCTTCCTGATCGGCTCAGCAATTTCTGCCGGCCTCTACGGCTTATCGACGGCCGAATGGCAAATCATCGCCGCCGGCTGCTTACTTTCCTTCTTCAACCTAGGCGCCTGGGGTGCCTTATACGCGATCGGCCCAGAGCTCTTCCCCACGAATATCCGAGGTCAGGGCACCGGATCTGCGGCCGGGTTCGGACGCATCGCGTCGATCATCGCGCCCCTCATCGTTCCGCCCGTGCTAGCATTCGCGGGAACTACGGGACTTTTTGCGATCTTCGCCACGGCATTCGGATGCGCTGCCATCGCAGCTTTTACCCTGCCGGAGCTCAAGGCGGAGGCGCTGAGCTAG